From one Solanum stenotomum isolate F172 chromosome 12, ASM1918654v1, whole genome shotgun sequence genomic stretch:
- the LOC125846333 gene encoding receptor-like protein kinase FERONIA has product MFLSQLFILLLCIQTIIISAAATNIHENIAISCGASGNSPAPDGRLWIGDSTFTSSFLHLTGKSINSRVPHQDALLDPVPYKSARTSRHQFTYKFSVKPGHKFLRLHFKPASYKGFIKSKPIFTVKTDQHTLLSDFMPTLAAGINYFKKEFCINVKESETLSITFIPSRKSGFSEDTYAFVNAIEIVSIPSGLYFTPDGDQGVPVVGRNYRFYIDNSTALETIQRINVGGNSISSLEDATMFRDWEDDTNYLIQVGAFSINRAVDIRYASSATHIAPKEVYQTARSVGVHCHSNFCNLTWNIPLDLGFRYLVRLHFCEIEPTMINEGQRNFTIVINNQNAEDDADVIKWSGGHGISVYRDYVSIMEGDRREGKRNLTIVLQPNFASIGKHANAILNGLEVFKISNPDNNLGSVSPVHPVTSSTPEKSEKTVLFYTKNQIATALTFIVTLINVAVYYIRRNAEIKSGKTYNGISSGVHQCRQFSLDEMERSTNNFDPQLVIGSGGYGTVYKGDIDGGETTVAVKRSKPGSSQGEKEFWTEINMLSTHRHENLLSLIGYCIEGHEMLLVYDYMPRGSLADNLYKMDRNSSSLSWERRLKIAMGAARGLDFLHTSQNRVIHRDIKSSNILLDENWESKISDFGLSKMGPGNESATHVSTQVKGIFGYLDPEYFLTNRLTWKTDVYAFGVVLFELLSGRPAVDMSLTEEQHGLVAWAKQCIKEGEINKLIDQNLLGSISSTCLKAFIGISAKCFDGRPQERPAMSEVVKSLELALVFQKNEGEGIISFDDTSTSSQLQIEGERASIQEDCNGGDTTERSAISREKVKSEDKSPYTASPRWWDVRSHFRKAPPKPGNLVYPDSKISQHPNLRIFSFSELKAATRKFSNDTVLGEGGFGKVYKGYLADSLSSKSGRTVIAVKQLSSESFQGWQSEVSILGRLSHPNLIKLLGYCQEDKELLLVYEFMPKGSLNNHLFGRRSVASSLPWNVRVQIMIGAARGLAFLHASEKQVIYRDFKASNILLDGSYNAKIADFGMAKQGISASQSHVTTQILGTYGYAAPEYIATGHLYLKSDVYAFGVFLVEMLTGLQVIDSNRPSNQHNLIDWIKPHLSDRRKLKDRIDSRLGGKYPSRAAVQIAQLALSCLGNEPKSRPSMKEIVEKLEQIEVTNERFKDQLVNIIRRLQTVELEQTNGTSQLCGHC; this is encoded by the exons GTTTCATCAAGTCCAAACCCATTTTTACTGTCAAAACTGATCAGCATACCCTGCTCAGTGACTTCATGCCTACCCTTGCTGCAGGCATCAACTATTTCAAAAAGGAATTTTGCATCAATGTAAAAGAAAGTGAAACATTAAGCATAACATTCATACCATCTCGAAAATCAGGCTTTTCAGAAGACACTTATGCTTTTGTTAATGCAATCGAGATTGTTTCCATACCGTCCGGTCTGTATTTCACACCAGATGGCGATCAGGGAGTCCCTGTTGTTGGACGAAATTACAGATTCTACATTGACAATAGCACAGCACTGGAGACAATTCAGCGAATAAATGTTGGCGGAAACTCTATTTCATCCTTGGAAGATGCAACCATGTTTCGGGACTGGGAAGATGACACTAATTACCTGATTCAAGTTGGTGCCTTTTCGATCAACAGAGCCGTTGATATCAGATATGCATCCTCAGCAACTCACATTGCACCAAAAGAAGTTTACCAAACGGCCAGGTCAGTGGGTGTTCACTGCCATTCGAATTTCTGTAATCTCACATGGAACATTCCACTTGATTTGGGATTCAGATACCTTGTTAGGCTTCACTTTTGTGAAATTGAACCTACAATGATAAATGAAGGCCAAAGGAATTTCACTATTGTCATAAACAATCAGAATGCTGAAGATGATGCTGATGTGATCAAATGGAGTGGGGGGCATGGAATTTCTGTATACAGGGACTATGTTTCCATTATGGAGGGTGATAGAAGGGAAGGGAAGCGTAACCTTACTATAGTTTTGCAGCCAAACTTTGCTTCAATCGGTAAACATGCTAATGCCATCTTAAATGGGCTAGAAGTCTTCAAGATAAGCAACCCTGACAACAATCTTGGTAGTGTGAGCCCAGTGCATCCTGTGACAAGTTCAACACCAGAAAAATCAGAGAAAACTGTGCTGTTCTATACAAAGAATCAAATTGCAACTGCACTGACATTTATAGTCACTTTGATTAACGTTGCTGTTTATTACATTAGGCGTAATGCAGAAATAAAGTCTGGCAAGACGTACAATGGAATATCTTCAGGAGTGCATCAGTGTCGTCAATTTTCACTGGATGAGATGGAAAGATCAACGAACAATTTTGATCCTCAACTTGTCATTGGTAGCGGTGGATATGGTACAGTATACAAAGGGGATATTGATGGTGGAGAGACCACTGTAGCAGTTAAGCGATCGAAACCAGGATCTAGCCAGGGGGAGAAAGAGTTTTGGACAGAAATCAATATGTTATCTACACACCGCCATGAGAACCTTCTCTCCCTCATTGGTTACTGCATTGAAGGTCATGAGATGTTATTAGTTTATGATTATATGCCTCGAGGATCACTTGCTGACAATCTGTACAAAATGGACAGAAATAGCTCATCTCTCTCTTGGGAACGGAGACTCAAGATTGCTATGGGTGCTGCACGTGGACTGGATTTCCTTCATACATCTCAAAATAGGGTGATACATCGTGATATCAAAAGCTCAAACATTCTATTGGATGAAAACTGGGAAAGCAAGATCTCAGATTTTGGGTTGTCCAAAATGGGGCCTGGAAATGAATCAGCTACTCATGTTAGTACACAAGTCAAAGGCATATTTGGGTACCTCGATCCTGAGTACTTCCTGACTAATAGATTGACATGGAAAACTGATGTATATGCTTTTGGAGTAGTACTATTTGAATTGCTCTCAGGAAGACCTGCAGTCGATATGAGCCTGACTGAGGAACAACATGGACTTGTAGCATGGGCCAAACAATGCATCAAGGAAGGAGAAATTAATAAGCTTATTGATCAGAATCTGTTGGGGTCCATCTCATCAACTTGTCTAAAGGCGTTTATAGGAATTTCTGCTAAATGCTTCGATGGTCGTCCGCAAGAACGGCCTGCGATGTCTGAAGTGGTGAAAAGCCTGGAATTAGCATTAGTATTTCAGAAGAACGAAGGTGAAGGTATCATTTCATTTGATGACACATCAACGTCATCTCAGTTACAGATTGAAGGAGAGAGGGCATCCATTCAAGAGGATTGTAATGGCGGTGATACAACTGAAAGGAGTGCCATCTCAAGGGAAAAGGTAAAATCTGAGGATAAAAGTCCCTACACTGCTTCACCAAGATGGTGGGATGTTCGTAGCCATTTCAGAAAAGCACCACCAAAGCCAGGGAATCTTGTTTATCCAGATAGCAAAATATCACAGCACCCAAATTTAAGGATATTTTCTTTCTCTGAACTCAAGGCTGCCACCAGAAAATTTAGCAATGACACGGTGCTGGGAGAAGGTGGTTTTGGTAAAGTTTACAAGGGTTACCTTGCTGACTCGCTTTCTTCCAAGAGTGGCCGGACAGTAATTGCTGTTAAGCAATTGAGTTCTGAAAGCTTTCAAGGGTGGCAG TCTGAGGTGAGCATTCTTGGAAGACTTTCTCATCCTAACCTCATCAAACTCTTGGGTTACTGCCAGGAAGATAAAGAACTACTGCTTGTCTATGAGTTTATGCCAAAGGGCAGCTTGAACAACCATCTTTTTGGAA GGCGCTCTGTTGCTTCGTCACTTCCATGGAatgtaagggttcaaattatgATTGGCGCAGCTCGAGGCTTGGCATTCCTACATGCATCAGAAAAGCAAGTCATTTACAGAGACTTCAAAGCCTCAAATATATTACTTGATGGC TCTTACAATGCGAAGATAGCAGATTTTGGCATGGCAAAACAAGGTATTTCGGCTAGTCAATCACATGTGACAACACAGATACTTGGAACGTACGGTTATGCTGCTCCCGAGTATATTGCAACAG GACACTTGTACTTGAAGAGCGATGTCTATGCTTTTGGTGTCTTTTTAGTGGAAATGCTAACAGGTCTACAAGTAATAGACTCAAACCGCCCAAGCAACCAGCATAATCTAATTGACTGGATTAAGCCTCATTTATCTGACAGAAGGAAGTTGAAGGACAGAATCGATTCACGGCTAGGAGGAAAATATCCATCCAGAGCTGCAGTACAAATAGCACAACTGGCACTATCATGTCTTGGAAATGAACCTAAAAGCAGACCATCGATGAAGGAAATAGTGGAGAAACTAGAACAGATTGAAGTTACCAATGAAAGATTCAAGGACCAATTAGTGAATATAATAAGGAGATTGCAAACAGTTGAGTTGGAACAGACTAATGGAACAAGTCAGCTGTGTGGTCACTGTTAG
- the LOC125846587 gene encoding receptor-like protein kinase FERONIA — MVDRLFRFKMFVYRTCNSNNQLNMFLSQLFILLLCIQTIIISTATNIHENVAISCGASGNYPAPDGRLWIGDSSFTSSFLHLTGKSINSRVPHQAALSDPVPYNSARSSRHQFTYKFSVKPGHKFIRLHFKPALYNGFYKSKAIFTVKTDQHTLLSDFIPTLAAGMNYFKKEFCINVQESETLSITFIPSRKSSFSEDTYAFVNAIEIVSMPSGLYFTPDGDQGVPVVGRNYRFYIDNSTALETIQRINVGGNSISSLEDATMFREWEDDTNYLIQVGAFSINRAVDIRYASSATHVAPKEVYLTVRSVGAHCHLNFCNLTWNIPLDLGFRYLVRLHFCEIEPMITYEGQRNFTIVINNQNAEDDANVIKWSGGNGISVYRDYVAIMEGDRREGKRNLTLVLQPKFPSISKHANAILNGIEVFKISNPDNNLGSVSPVHPVTSSTPEKSEESVLFYTKNQIATLLTFMVTLVNVAVYYIRCISEMNSGKTNNRISSGEHQCRQFSLDEMERSTNNFDPQLVIGSGGYGPVYKGDIDGGKTTVAVKRLKRGSSQGEKEFWMEINMLSTHRHENLLSLIGYCTEGHEMLIVYDYMPRGSLADNLYKMDRNSSSLSWERRLKIAIGAARGLDFLHTSQNRVIHRDIKSSNILLDENWESKISDFGLSKMGPGNESATHVSTQVKGTFGYLDPEYFQTNRLTWKADVYAFGVVLFELLSGRPAVDMGLPEEQHGLVAWAKQCIREGEVNKLIDLNLAGPISSTCLKVFVGIAEKCLDDNPRERPPMSKVVKSLELALVFQQSAGEGIISFDGTSTSLSKAEAERASIKEGCNGIDIAKRSVISRRWWDFFGLFPKTPPKPIALPTPPQVLYHFPLNEMLKATKDFNESLKIGFLGSDNAYVGFINGQRVAIRRSHTAESRLHMVSELQAKREMSPLPSHINMVSLIGFCRNITEMILVYDYAAGGTLHDYLRDPDRNPLSWKKRLEICIGAAEGLNYLRSILKITVLHCIFNSSYIFLDENLVAKVSEVSWSKTKGINTAGVIHEGGYLDSDYLRDKSVTEKSYAYSFGLVLFEMLCANEALKHWLNQGQVSLAKWIKTCFMTVTSHSIHPCLVGRISPDCFELFVDTAINCLHDEGNKRPSMNDIITSLKEALKLQEAANIT, encoded by the coding sequence ATGGTTGACAGACTATTCCGCTTCAAAATGTTTGTTTATCGCACTTGTAATTCTAACAATCAATTGAACATGTTTCTCTCTCAGTTATTCATTCTCTTATTGTGTATTCAAACAATCATCATATCTACTGCAACTAACATTCATGAAAACGTTGCCATATCATGTGGTGCCTCTGGCAATTACCCTGCACCAGATGGACGATTATGGATTGGAGATTCAAGTTTCACTTCCTCATTTCTACACTTAACTGGAAAATCTATTAATTCAAGAGTACCTCACCAAGCTGCCTTGTCCGATCCTGTTCCTTATAACTCTGCTCGATCGTCTCGCCATCAGTTTACCTACAAATTTTCAGTGAAACCGGGACACAAGTTCATACGCCTGCACTTCAAACCAGCTTTATACAATGGTTTCTACAAGTCCAAAGCCATTTTTACTGTCAAAACTGATCAGCATACCCTGCTCAGTGACTTCATACCTACCCTTGCTGCAGGTATGAACTATTTCAAAAAGGAATTTTGCATCAATGTACAAGAAAGTGAAACATTAAGCATAACATTCATACCATCTCGAAAATCAAGCTTTTCAGAAGACACTTATGCTTTTGTTAATGCAATCGAGATTGTTTCCATGCCCTCTGGTCTGTATTTCACACCTGATGGCGATCAGGGAGTCCCTGTTGTTGGACGAAATTACAGATTCTACATTGACAACAGCACAGCACTGGAGACAATTCAGCGAATAAATGTTGGCGGAAACTCTATTTCATCCTTGGAAGATGCAACCATGTTCCGGGAATGGGAAGATGACACTAATTACCTGATTCAAGTAGGAGCCTTTTCGATCAACAGAGCCGTTGATATCAGATATGCATCCTCAGCAACTCACGTTGCACCAAAAGAAGTTTACCTGACGGTCAGGTCAGTGGGTGCGCACTGCCATTTGAATTTCTGTAATCTCACATGGAACATTCCACTTGATTTGGGATTCAGATACCTTGTTAGGCTTCACTTTTGTGAAATTGAACCTATGATCACATATGAAGGCCAAAGGAATTTCACTATTGTTATAAACAATCAGAATGCTGAAGATGATGCTAATGTGATCAAATGGAGTGGGGGGAATGGAATTTCTGTATACAGGGACTATGTTGCCATTATGGAGGGTGATAGAAGGGAAGGGAAGCGTAACCTTACTTTAGTTTTGCAGCCAAAGTTTCCTTCAATCAGTAAACATGCTAATGCCATCTTAAATGGGATAGAAGTCTTCAAGATAAGCAATCCTGACAACAATCTTGGTAGTGTGAGCCCTGTGCATCCTGTTACAAGTTCAACACCAGAAAAATCAGAGGAATCTGTGCTGTTCTATACAAAGAATCAAATTGCAACTCTACTGACATTTATGGTCACTTTGGTCAATGTTGCTGTTTATTACATTAGGTGTATTTCAGAGATGAACTCTGGAAAGACGAACAATAGAATATCTTCAGGAGAGCATCAGTGTCGTCAATTCTCATTGGATGAGATGGAAAGATCAACGAACAATTTTGATCCTCAGCTTGTCATTGGTAGCGGTGGATATGGCCCAGTATATAAAGGGGATATTGATGGTGGAAAAACCACTGTAGCAGTTAAGCGATTGAAACGAGGATCTAGCCAGGGGGAGAAAGAGTTTTGGATGGAAATCAATATGTTATCTACGCACCGCCATGAGAACCTTCTCTCCCTAATTGGTTACTGCACTGAAGGTCATGAGATGTTAATAGTTTATGATTATATGCCTCGGGGATCACTTGCTGACAACCTCTACAAAATGGACAGAAATAGTTCATCTCTCTCTTGGGAACGGAGACTCAAGATTGCTATAGGTGCTGCACGTGGACTGGATTTCCTTCATACATCTCAAAATAGGGTGATACATCGTGATATCAAAAGCTCAAACATTCTGCTGGATGAAAACTGGGAAAGTAAGATTTCAGATTTTGGGTTGTCCAAAATGGGGCCTGGAAATGAATCAGCTACTCATGTTAGTACACAAGTCAAAGGCACATTCGGGTACCTCGATCCTGAGTACTTCCAGACTAATAGATTGACATGGAAAGCTGATGTGTATGCTTTTGGAGTAGTACTATTTGAATTGCTCTCAGGAAGACCTGCAGTCGATATGGGCCTGCCTGAGGAGCAGCATGGACTTGTAGCATGGGCCAAGCAATGCATCAGGGAAGGAGAAGTTAATAAGCTTATTGACCTGAATCTGGCAGGGCCTATCTCATCAACTTGTTTGAAGGTGTTCGTAGGAATTGCAGAAAAATGCTTGGATGATAATCCACGTGAACGGCCTCCAATGTCTAAAGTGGTGAAAAGTCTGGAATTAGCATTAGTATTTCAGCAGAGTGCAGGTGAAGGCATCATTTCATTTGATGGCACATCAACATCTCTGTCAAAGGCTGAAGCAGAAAGGGCATCCATCAAAGAGGGTTGTAATGGCATTGATATAGCAAAAAGGAGTGTCATTTCACGGAGATGGTGGgatttttttggtctttttccaaAAACACCACCAAAGCCAATAGCTTTACCAACACCGCCACAAGTACTTTACCACTTCCCCCTCAATGAGATGCTAAAGGCTACAAAAGATTTCAATGAGAGCCTGAAAATAGGTTTTCTAGGATCGGACAATGCATACGTTGGCTTCATAAATGGTCAACGTGTTGCCATCAGACGTTCACACACTGCAGAGTCAAGACTTCACATGGTTAGTGAGTTGCAAGCTAAAAGAGAAATGAGTCCCTTGCCTAGCCACATCAACATGGTGTCACTGATTGGGTTTTGCCGAAATATTACAGAGATGATCCTTGTGTATGATTATGCAGCTGGAGGGACCCTACATGATTATCTCCGTGACCCTGATAGGAATCCTCTCTCATGGAAGAAGAGGCTTGAGATCTGCATTGGTGCTGCAGAGGGTTTGAACTATCTTCGGTCCATACTGAAGATAACAGTTCTCCATTGCATTTTCAACTCCTCCTATATTTTTTTGGATGAGAATTTGGTTGCCAAAGTTTCAGAAGTTAGCTGGTCAAAAACAAAAGGGATCAATACAGCGGGGGTAATTCATGAAGGGGGATATTTGGATTCAGACTACTTACGAGATAAAAGTGTGACAGAAAAATCATACGCATACTCATTTGGCTTGGTGTTATTTGAGATGCTATGTGCCAATGAAGCATTGAAACATTGGCTGAATCAGGGACAGGTCAGTCTAGCCAAATGGATTAAAACATGTTTTATGACTGTGACGTCCCATTCGATTCACCCATGCTTGGTTGGAAGAATATCACCTGACTGCTTTGAGCTGTTTGTAGATACTGCAATTAACTGCCTGCACGATGAGGGCAACAAACGTCCATCAATGAATGATATAATCACAAGTCTCAAGGAAGCACTCAAGCTGCAAGAGGCAGCTAATATTACATAG